The following proteins come from a genomic window of Lycium ferocissimum isolate CSIRO_LF1 chromosome 4, AGI_CSIRO_Lferr_CH_V1, whole genome shotgun sequence:
- the LOC132053747 gene encoding uncharacterized protein LOC132053747: MLKARRNTDRIFTIRDSSNNTLTDMTDISNAFVQFYTALLGTLAPNREPGIDGDKALGPDGYGGQFYKDCWSIVKEDVQAGIQEFFRTGKLLKAWNNTVITLVPKSEHAEKVGDYRTIACCNTSYKIISKVLSNRPRQNSPSSCLIRIDLKKAYNTVEWDFMEEMIQALNFPHQLIRWTMTCITTPQYTIVINRGLYGCIKGKRGLRQGDPISPLIFVICMEYFTRIMKVVAHQVGFEFHPKCRTLQLNHLCFANDVLLLSTREFQSVLWMLRGIKTFSDASPVLKNQVSSVLTCLLTALRIFVNYQVSQEGHSPLDTWEFLYMQKRSQRWIAKSS, translated from the exons ATGTTGAAGGCTAGGAGGAACACTGACAGGATCTTTACCATCAGGGACTCATCCAATAATACGCTAACAGACATGACAGATATCTCCAATGCTTTTGTGCAATTTTACACTGCCCTGTTGGGGACACTAGCACCCAATAGGGAACCA GGAATAGATGGGGACAAAGCACTAGGACCAGATGGTTATGGTGGCCAATTCTATAAGGACTGTTGGTCAATTGTGAAAGAGGATGTCCAAGCAGGGATTCAGGAATTCTTTAGAACTGGAAAACTACTGAAAGCATGGAACAATACAGTAATTACTCTAGTGCCAAAATCTGAGCATGCTGAAAAGGTTGGGGACTACAGGACAATAGCCTGCTGTAACACGAGTTACAAAATCATTTCAAAAGTGCTATCTAACAGACCAAGGCAG AATTCTCCTAGTAGCTGTCTGATAAGGATAGATTTGAAGAAAGCGTATAACACAGTGGAGTGGGACTTCATGGAAGAAATGATACAAGCTCTGAATTTTCCTCATCAGCTCATCAGATGGACTATGACTTGCATTACTACACCACAATATACTATAGTTATAAATAGAGGGTTGTATGGGTGTATCAAAGGGAAAAGAGGATTGAGGCAAGGGGATCCTATTTCCCCTCTCATTTTTGTCATATGCATGGAGTATTTCACTAGAATAATGAAGGTGGTGGCCCATCAGGTGGGATTTGAATTTCATCCTAAATGTAGAACTTTACAGCTTAACCATTTATGCTTTGCGAATGATGTCCTCCTATTAAGTACAAGGGAGTTTCAATCTGTGTTATGGATGCTAAGAGGGATTAAAACCTTCTCTGATGCCTCACCAGTCCTCAAAAATCAAGTATCTTCTGTGCTAACATGTTTGCTCACTGCATTGCGGATATTTGTGAATTATCAGGTTTCTCAAGAGGGACATTCCCCTTTAGATACTTGGGAGTTCCTATATATGCAAAAAAGATCTCAAAGATGGATTGCGAAGTCCTCATAG